One genomic segment of Theobroma cacao cultivar B97-61/B2 chromosome 6, Criollo_cocoa_genome_V2, whole genome shotgun sequence includes these proteins:
- the LOC18596197 gene encoding protein Brevis radix-like 2 isoform X1 — MLTCIACSKQLNDNNGSIGGQQDEDTLETPRTRQALKALTSQIKDMALKASGAYKNCKPCSGSSNHNHNQNYADSDAASDSARFHCPYRRTGSSNSTPRIWGKEMESRLKGLSSGEGTPASVSGRTESVLFMEEDEPKEWVAQVEPGVLITFVSLPEGGNDLKRIRFSREMFNKWQAQRWWAENYDKVMELYNVQRFNRQAVPLPTPPRSEDEGSRIESAKDSPVTPPLNKERLRNFVRPAGMGYSSSDSLDHHPTHSRQCYDSAALASTPKLSSISGAKTETSSVDGSVRTSSSREADCSGELSISNASDMETEWVEQDEPGVYITIRALPGGTRELRRVRFSRERFGEMHARMWWDENRARIQEQYL; from the exons ATGTTAACGTGTATAGCTTGTTCAAAGCAGCTAAACGATAACAATGGATCTATTGGGGGCCAACAGGATGAAGATACTTTGGAGACTCCTAGGACTAGGCAAGCCCTTAAGGCCCTCACTTCTCAG ATCAAAGACATGGCATTGAAAGCATCAGGAGCTTATAAAAACTGCAAGCCTTGTTCTGGTTCTTCAAACCATAACCATAACCAGAACTATGCAGACTCTGACGCCGCCTCTGACTCGGCACGCTTCCATTGCCCATACCGCAGAACAGGAAGTTCGAATTCCACGCCCAGGATTTGGGGCAAGGAGATGGAATCAAGACTAAAAGGACTTTCCAGCGGTGAAGGAACACCAGCGTCTGTTAGTGGCCGTACAGAATCAGTACTGTTTATGGAGGAAGATGAGCCTAAGGAATGGGTTGCACAAGTGGAGCCTGGTGTTTTAATCACTTTTGTTTCATTGCCTGAGGGAGGGAATGATCTGAAACGGATTCGATTCAG CCGTGAAATGTTTAATAAATGGCAAGCTCAAAGGTGGTGGGCAGAGAACTATGACAAGGTCATGGAATTATACAATGTTCAACGCTTTAATCGTCAAGCAGTCCCACTTCCAACTCCCCCAAGATCCGAAGATGAA GGCTCTAGAATTGAATCTGCAAAGGACAGTCCTGTGACTCCACCCCTGAACAAAGAACGCCTGCGCAACTTTGTCCGCCCAGCAGGAATGGGCTATTCTTCATCAGATTCCCTGGATCATCACCCAACACATTCCCGTCAATGCTATGACTCAGCTGCACTTGCTTCAACACCAAAACTCTCCAGTATTAGTGGAGCCAAGACTGAGACATCATCGGTTGATGGCTCTGTTAGGACTAGTTCATCGAGAGAGGCAGATTGCTCTGGAGAGCTCTCCATCAGTAATGCCAGTGACATGGAAACTGAATGGGTTGAACAGGATGAACCAGGGGTTTACATCACTATTAGAGCACTCCCTGGTGGCACTCGGGAGCTTAGACGTGTCCGCTTCAG CCGAGAAAGGTTTGGAGAAATGCATGCAAGGATGTGGTGGGACGAAAACCGAGCCAGGATACAAGAACAGTACTTGTGA
- the LOC18596197 gene encoding protein Brevis radix-like 2 isoform X2, with the protein MALKASGAYKNCKPCSGSSNHNHNQNYADSDAASDSARFHCPYRRTGSSNSTPRIWGKEMESRLKGLSSGEGTPASVSGRTESVLFMEEDEPKEWVAQVEPGVLITFVSLPEGGNDLKRIRFSREMFNKWQAQRWWAENYDKVMELYNVQRFNRQAVPLPTPPRSEDEGSRIESAKDSPVTPPLNKERLRNFVRPAGMGYSSSDSLDHHPTHSRQCYDSAALASTPKLSSISGAKTETSSVDGSVRTSSSREADCSGELSISNASDMETEWVEQDEPGVYITIRALPGGTRELRRVRFSRERFGEMHARMWWDENRARIQEQYL; encoded by the exons ATGGCATTGAAAGCATCAGGAGCTTATAAAAACTGCAAGCCTTGTTCTGGTTCTTCAAACCATAACCATAACCAGAACTATGCAGACTCTGACGCCGCCTCTGACTCGGCACGCTTCCATTGCCCATACCGCAGAACAGGAAGTTCGAATTCCACGCCCAGGATTTGGGGCAAGGAGATGGAATCAAGACTAAAAGGACTTTCCAGCGGTGAAGGAACACCAGCGTCTGTTAGTGGCCGTACAGAATCAGTACTGTTTATGGAGGAAGATGAGCCTAAGGAATGGGTTGCACAAGTGGAGCCTGGTGTTTTAATCACTTTTGTTTCATTGCCTGAGGGAGGGAATGATCTGAAACGGATTCGATTCAG CCGTGAAATGTTTAATAAATGGCAAGCTCAAAGGTGGTGGGCAGAGAACTATGACAAGGTCATGGAATTATACAATGTTCAACGCTTTAATCGTCAAGCAGTCCCACTTCCAACTCCCCCAAGATCCGAAGATGAA GGCTCTAGAATTGAATCTGCAAAGGACAGTCCTGTGACTCCACCCCTGAACAAAGAACGCCTGCGCAACTTTGTCCGCCCAGCAGGAATGGGCTATTCTTCATCAGATTCCCTGGATCATCACCCAACACATTCCCGTCAATGCTATGACTCAGCTGCACTTGCTTCAACACCAAAACTCTCCAGTATTAGTGGAGCCAAGACTGAGACATCATCGGTTGATGGCTCTGTTAGGACTAGTTCATCGAGAGAGGCAGATTGCTCTGGAGAGCTCTCCATCAGTAATGCCAGTGACATGGAAACTGAATGGGTTGAACAGGATGAACCAGGGGTTTACATCACTATTAGAGCACTCCCTGGTGGCACTCGGGAGCTTAGACGTGTCCGCTTCAG CCGAGAAAGGTTTGGAGAAATGCATGCAAGGATGTGGTGGGACGAAAACCGAGCCAGGATACAAGAACAGTACTTGTGA